The Thermocladium sp. ECH_B DNA segment ATGTCGCCTCATTTAAGCTGGAGGCCAAGAGGAAGGGGAATGCGTGGGCGCTGAACGGTGAGAAGAACATCGTGACCGGCATATCCCTCATAGTTAATGACCTGGAGGAGGGCGGCTTCGTGACCATCGGTAGAACGGGTCCCATTGAGTCGAGGCACAAGGGATTAACGGTTTTCCTTCCCCTAATTAAGAGGCGCGGCTCGCTTCTCCCCGGCTTTGAGTATAATGATTATGAGGAAATAGGTCGCCGCGGGCTCCCCACTGGCCTACTGCGGTTCAAGGACTTCGAGGTTCCCGATAATCAAGTATTGGGGGAAGTCAATGGGGGCTTCAAGATAGCCATGGAGGGCTTCGACTTGGCTAGAACCATGATAGCCGCCGCCTCAATAGGCGCAACTAAGTGGTTACTGGAGGAGGGGAGGAAATGGATAAAGGAGAGGCAGGTATTCGGGAAACCAATAGCCTCGTATGAAGGCGTTAGCTTCAAGTACGCGGAGCTAGCCACTAGGCTCGAGGCGGCTGAGTTACTCATGTTTAAGGCCGTGTGGGCCGCCGATAAGGCATTCATAAAGGGGGACGGAGTGGATATTTTGGAGGTGGCCACCCTTGGGGCGATGGCTAAGATGACCGCCGTGGAGTTAGCCGTGGATGCATCCCTCGAGGTCATGAAGTGGTTCGGCGGCATGAGTTACTTCAAGGAATTACCGGAGGCCCGCGTCCTACTCTCGGCGCTGAGTTACTATGTTGGGGCGGAGGGCGCGGCCAACATAATGAGGCTAATAGTGGCCAGGAACAGGATAGGCAAGGAAGTATGATTCGCCCCGCCAAGGTGCGTGGAGTTGCGGCGAGGCGAGTTACTAATAATGATTAGTTGGNCTCTCTGGGGCATTGGTTACTATGCTTATTACCCCTTCCTATCCATATTCCTCGTGAGATTCATTCCCGGGACCTATCTGGGATTATTCTATGCCTCCTTAACGGCGGCCGCGCTCCCGCTTCCAGTGATTGGGGCTTGGTTGGGGCGAGTAATTGAGGCTCGTCGCGTGATGATGCTTGGCATGATCATTTCGGGGCTGGGCCTCGTAATGCTTGGATT contains these protein-coding regions:
- a CDS encoding acyl-CoA dehydrogenase, whose product is MEFSFNQEEELFRKSAREFVERYVKPNWVALDDGKYGLINIIRRMGEVGLLGIPFNSKYGGADGSFTMVALATEELAYGDPSLATAVYYLLNNAWPFMVQRYASDAVKEEVLPLVSTGKAFIGIASTEPQGGSDVASFKLEAKRKGNAWALNGEKNIVTGISLIVNDLEEGGFVTIGRTGPIESRHKGLTVFLPLIKRRGSLLPGFEYNDYEEIGRRGLPTGLLRFKDFEVPDNQVLGEVNGGFKIAMEGFDLARTMIAAASIGATKWLLEEGRKWIKERQVFGKPIASYEGVSFKYAELATRLEAAELLMFKAVWAADKAFIKGDGVDILEVATLGAMAKMTAVELAVDASLEVMKWFGGMSYFKELPEARVLLSALSYYVGAEGAANIMRLIVARNRIGKEV